Proteins from a genomic interval of Kitasatospora kifunensis:
- a CDS encoding MFS transporter: MLSNYRQIFAAPGSLAFSATGFLSRLPTSMVGIGIVTMLSQLRGSYAVAGAVSAVMALAAAAIGPQISRLVDRHGQRRVALPATAVTTVSTVALLLCARAGAPDWTLFVCAIGMGTTPSTGALVRARWAHLYGSDAARLHTAYALESVVDEIIFIVGPILSIGLATSLFPEAGVLLAGIFLAIGVLLFTAQRGTEPPVHPATHESGGSAIRSAGLRVLVLTFIATGAIFGAVEVVTVAYAQAQGHKGAASLVLAVYALGSGLAGTVFGTLRPRGPAARRFQLGIGVMALSMLPLVLAARWCTGPVGLLAVGAALFLSGLSIAPTVITTMGLVARLVPAAQLTEGMSWITTGLALGVAGGSSAAGWLVDAAGAAAGYQVPLAAAVFGVLVALAGGRRLRMAGAEPAPVEAGTAAPSSEPARP, encoded by the coding sequence GTGCTGTCCAACTACCGCCAGATCTTCGCCGCCCCTGGCAGCCTCGCCTTTTCGGCCACCGGCTTCCTCTCCCGACTGCCGACCTCGATGGTCGGCATCGGCATCGTCACGATGCTCTCCCAGCTGCGCGGCTCCTACGCGGTGGCCGGGGCGGTCTCCGCGGTGATGGCGTTGGCAGCCGCGGCCATCGGACCGCAGATCTCCCGGCTGGTCGACCGGCACGGGCAGCGCCGCGTGGCGCTGCCCGCCACCGCGGTCACCACGGTGTCCACCGTCGCGCTGCTGCTCTGCGCCCGGGCCGGCGCTCCGGACTGGACGCTCTTCGTCTGCGCGATCGGGATGGGCACCACGCCGAGCACCGGAGCGCTGGTGCGGGCCCGCTGGGCGCACCTCTACGGCTCGGACGCGGCCAGGCTGCACACCGCCTACGCGCTGGAGTCGGTGGTCGACGAGATCATCTTCATCGTCGGGCCGATCCTGTCGATCGGTCTGGCCACCTCGCTCTTCCCGGAGGCCGGGGTGCTGCTGGCCGGGATCTTCCTGGCGATCGGGGTACTGCTCTTCACCGCCCAGCGCGGCACCGAGCCGCCGGTGCACCCGGCCACGCACGAATCGGGCGGCTCGGCGATCCGCTCGGCCGGGCTTCGGGTGCTGGTGCTCACCTTCATCGCCACCGGGGCGATCTTCGGCGCGGTCGAGGTGGTGACGGTGGCCTACGCCCAGGCACAGGGGCACAAGGGCGCCGCCAGCCTGGTGCTGGCCGTCTACGCGCTCGGCTCGGGCCTGGCCGGGACGGTCTTCGGCACGCTGCGTCCGCGCGGTCCGGCCGCCCGGCGGTTCCAGCTCGGCATCGGGGTGATGGCGCTGAGCATGCTGCCGCTGGTCCTGGCCGCGCGCTGGTGCACCGGGCCGGTGGGCCTGCTGGCGGTGGGCGCGGCGCTCTTCCTCTCCGGGCTCTCGATCGCCCCCACCGTGATCACCACGATGGGTCTGGTCGCCCGGCTGGTGCCGGCCGCCCAGCTGACCGAGGGGATGAGCTGGATCACCACCGGGCTGGCCCTCGGGGTGGCGGGCGGCTCCTCGGCGGCCGGTTGGCTGGTGGACGCGGCCGGAGCCGCGGCCGGCTACCAGGTGCCGCTGGCCGCCGCCGTCTTCGGCGTGCTGGTCGCGCTGGCCGGCGGCCGCCGGCTGCGGATGGCCGGCGCTGAGCCCGCGCCCGTCGAGGCGGGCACCGCGGCGCCGTCGAGTGAGCCCGCGCGACCATAG
- a CDS encoding thymidine kinase: MADLVFFSGTMDCGKSTLALQMNHNHAARGRQGIIFARHDRAGASTISSRLGLRAEAVEVTDGFDFQHYVVQLLSAGGKVDYLICDEANFYAAEQVDQLARVVDELGIDVFTFGITTDFRTRLFPGSQRLIELADRVEILQVEALCWCGARATHNARTVGGVMVVEGPQVVVGDVAVSEDEVGYEVLCRRHHRRRLTAATARAAALSPDVLPFERG, encoded by the coding sequence ATGGCTGACCTGGTGTTCTTCTCCGGCACGATGGACTGCGGCAAGTCCACCCTGGCGCTGCAGATGAACCACAACCACGCCGCCCGCGGCCGGCAGGGCATCATCTTCGCCCGGCACGACCGGGCGGGCGCCTCCACCATCTCCAGCCGCCTGGGCCTGCGTGCCGAGGCGGTCGAGGTGACCGACGGCTTCGACTTCCAGCACTACGTGGTGCAGTTGCTCTCGGCCGGCGGCAAGGTCGACTATCTGATCTGCGACGAGGCCAACTTCTACGCCGCCGAGCAGGTCGACCAGCTGGCCCGGGTGGTGGACGAGTTGGGCATCGACGTCTTCACCTTCGGCATCACCACCGACTTCCGCACCCGACTCTTCCCCGGCTCCCAGCGGCTGATCGAGCTCGCCGACCGGGTGGAGATCCTGCAGGTCGAGGCGCTGTGCTGGTGCGGAGCGCGGGCCACCCACAACGCGCGCACGGTCGGTGGGGTGATGGTGGTCGAGGGTCCGCAGGTGGTGGTCGGCGACGTCGCGGTGAGCGAGGACGAGGTCGGCTACGAGGTGCTCTGCCGTCGCCACCACCGTCGTCGGCTCACCGCCGCAACGGCCAGGGCGGCCGCACTCTCACCCGACGTGCTGCCCTTCGAACGCGGCTGA
- a CDS encoding D-arabinono-1,4-lactone oxidase: MPATVTAGRWTNWAGNQSAEPAQVVAPGSTEELAAVVRQAAERGRTVKAVGSGHSFTAIASAGGGVLVRPEGLCAVRELDRAAGVVTVEAGLPLAKLNRLLATAGLSLTNMGDIDVQTVAGATSTGTHGTGRDSASLAAQIKAVEIVLADGTVHHCSATEEPELFAGARLGLGALGVLSAITFGVEPAFLLAAHEQPMGFAEVLDRFEELTSVNEHFEFYWFPHTERCSTKRNNRSQGPAAPLPTAKAWLEDDFLSNTVWEGACRIGRAFPRSVPTIAAVASRAWSERSYTDTAYKVFTSPRKVRFIEMEYAVPRAAATEVLRELKALVERSRWRISFPVEVRCAPADDLWLSTASGRDTVYIAVHLYRGTAEQGYFTAVEQLMTAHQGRPHWGKLHSRDAEYLADVYPHFKDFTALRDRVDPERRFANAYLRRVLGA; this comes from the coding sequence ATGCCCGCCACCGTCACCGCCGGCCGCTGGACCAACTGGGCGGGCAACCAGAGCGCCGAACCGGCCCAGGTGGTCGCCCCCGGCTCGACCGAGGAACTGGCCGCGGTGGTCCGGCAGGCCGCCGAGCGGGGCCGGACGGTCAAGGCGGTCGGCTCCGGCCACTCCTTCACCGCGATCGCCTCGGCCGGCGGTGGCGTGCTGGTGCGACCCGAGGGGCTGTGCGCGGTACGCGAGCTGGACCGGGCGGCCGGGGTGGTCACCGTCGAGGCCGGGCTGCCGCTGGCCAAGCTCAACCGGCTGCTGGCGACGGCGGGCCTGTCGCTGACCAACATGGGCGACATCGACGTGCAGACCGTGGCCGGCGCGACCAGCACCGGCACCCACGGCACCGGGCGCGACTCGGCCTCGCTGGCCGCACAGATCAAGGCCGTGGAGATCGTGCTGGCCGACGGCACCGTCCACCACTGCTCGGCGACCGAGGAGCCCGAGCTGTTCGCGGGCGCCCGGCTGGGCCTGGGCGCGCTCGGCGTGCTCAGCGCGATCACCTTCGGCGTCGAGCCGGCCTTCCTGTTGGCGGCCCATGAGCAGCCGATGGGCTTCGCCGAGGTGCTCGACCGGTTCGAGGAGCTGACCTCGGTCAACGAGCACTTCGAGTTCTACTGGTTCCCGCACACCGAGCGGTGCAGCACCAAGCGCAACAACCGCAGCCAAGGGCCGGCCGCCCCGCTGCCCACCGCCAAGGCGTGGCTGGAGGACGACTTCCTCTCCAACACCGTCTGGGAGGGCGCCTGCCGGATCGGCCGCGCCTTCCCCCGCAGCGTCCCGACCATCGCCGCCGTGGCCAGCCGGGCCTGGTCCGAACGCAGCTACACCGACACGGCGTACAAGGTCTTCACCAGCCCGCGCAAGGTGCGGTTCATCGAGATGGAGTACGCGGTGCCGCGCGCGGCGGCCACCGAGGTACTGCGCGAGCTGAAGGCGCTGGTGGAGCGGAGCCGCTGGCGGATCAGCTTCCCGGTGGAGGTGCGCTGCGCACCCGCCGACGACCTGTGGCTCTCCACCGCGAGCGGTCGCGACACCGTCTACATCGCCGTCCACCTCTACCGGGGCACCGCCGAGCAGGGCTACTTCACGGCCGTCGAGCAGCTGATGACCGCCCACCAGGGCCGCCCGCACTGGGGCAAGCTGCACAGCAGGGACGCCGAGTACCTGGCCGACGTCTACCCGCACTTCAAGGACTTCACGGCGCTGCGCGACCGGGTCGACCCCGAGCGGCGATTCGCCAACGCCTACCTCCGCCGGGTGCTCGGAGCCTAG
- a CDS encoding alkaline phosphatase family protein has translation MSYLPAHDHDDFQLLDPADAPAPGYGSGSLSDLLPSVAANMGVSGFTSTLPIAPADRVCVFLVDGLGWELIRRHPEYAPFLHSLLGGSLGGSGRPLTAGFPSTTATSLASVGTGLPPGLHGLAGYTVAIPGRNELMNQLRWQPPVDPHGWQPYPTVFERVQQAGVAASQVSSPLFAQTPLTRVALSGGEFLGRTTGEERMDLAARQLAAADRALVYTYVSELDGMGHRYGVDSDEWRMMLNTVDRLAKRLAEQLPPRSALYVTADHGMIDIAPEDRIDFDEDWELSAGVALLGGEGRARHVYAVPGAAADVHTVWSEVLGDRMWVATRDQAIEAGWFGPAVDDRVYHRIGDVVAAARDDVAVIASRSEPGESAMIGLHGSMTPVEQLVPLLEVRP, from the coding sequence ATGTCCTATCTCCCAGCGCACGACCACGACGACTTCCAGCTCCTCGACCCCGCCGACGCGCCCGCCCCCGGGTACGGCAGCGGCTCGCTCAGCGACCTGCTGCCCTCGGTGGCGGCGAACATGGGCGTGTCCGGCTTCACCAGCACGCTGCCGATCGCCCCGGCCGACCGGGTCTGCGTCTTCCTGGTGGACGGCCTGGGGTGGGAGCTGATCCGCCGTCACCCCGAGTACGCGCCCTTCCTGCACTCGCTGCTGGGCGGTTCGCTGGGGGGCTCGGGCCGCCCGCTCACCGCGGGCTTCCCGTCCACCACCGCGACCTCGTTGGCCTCGGTCGGCACCGGCCTGCCGCCGGGCCTGCACGGCCTGGCCGGCTACACGGTGGCGATTCCGGGACGCAACGAGCTGATGAACCAGCTGCGTTGGCAGCCGCCGGTGGACCCGCACGGCTGGCAGCCGTACCCGACGGTCTTCGAGCGGGTGCAGCAGGCGGGCGTGGCGGCCAGCCAGGTCTCCTCGCCGCTCTTCGCGCAGACCCCGCTGACCCGGGTCGCGCTCTCCGGTGGCGAGTTCCTCGGCCGCACCACCGGCGAGGAACGGATGGACCTGGCGGCCCGTCAACTCGCCGCAGCCGACCGCGCGTTGGTCTATACCTATGTCAGCGAGTTGGACGGCATGGGCCACCGCTACGGGGTCGACTCCGATGAGTGGCGGATGATGCTCAACACCGTCGACCGGCTCGCCAAGCGACTGGCCGAGCAGTTGCCGCCGCGTTCGGCGCTGTACGTCACGGCCGACCACGGCATGATCGACATCGCACCCGAGGACCGGATCGACTTCGACGAGGACTGGGAGCTGAGCGCGGGCGTGGCCCTGCTCGGCGGCGAAGGCCGGGCCAGGCACGTCTACGCGGTGCCCGGGGCTGCCGCCGACGTGCACACGGTCTGGTCCGAGGTGCTCGGTGACCGGATGTGGGTGGCCACCCGCGACCAGGCGATCGAGGCCGGCTGGTTCGGCCCGGCCGTGGACGACCGGGTGTACCACCGGATCGGCGACGTGGTCGCCGCCGCCAGGGACGACGTCGCGGTGATCGCTTCCCGCAGCGAGCCGGGGGAGTCCGCGATGATCGGACTGCACGGGTCGATGACACCGGTCGAGCAGCTCGTCCCGCTGCTCGAAGTCCGTCCCTGA
- a CDS encoding VOC family protein yields MTALKVKIAHGTPCWVSLLVRDLERAKAFYGPLLGWSFAPGPTELGGYVRASLHGAKVAGIGVAPAHSALPTEWTTYFAVDNADQASARVRECGGTVAVGPLQSGQAGRLAVSADLSGAFFGLWEGQEHLGWEVVAEPGAPVWSELVTKDEPLAAAFYGSVFGRAVVEADPSAVARGEEDATLQVEGHRVAGIKQTTDLRDGPPRWRIYFAVEDVDLTVRQCLGLGGALLVAAQDTPYGRVARLADPEGGRFSVVRLP; encoded by the coding sequence ATGACGGCGCTGAAGGTCAAGATCGCCCACGGCACGCCCTGCTGGGTGAGCCTGCTGGTCCGCGATCTGGAGCGTGCCAAGGCGTTCTACGGTCCGTTGCTGGGATGGAGCTTCGCCCCTGGTCCCACCGAGCTCGGTGGCTACGTGCGGGCCAGCCTGCACGGGGCCAAGGTGGCCGGGATCGGGGTGGCACCCGCGCACTCGGCCCTGCCCACCGAGTGGACCACCTACTTCGCGGTGGACAACGCCGACCAGGCCTCGGCCCGGGTCCGCGAGTGCGGCGGCACGGTGGCGGTCGGCCCGCTGCAGTCCGGGCAGGCCGGGCGCCTGGCCGTGTCGGCCGATCTGTCGGGCGCCTTCTTCGGCCTCTGGGAGGGGCAGGAGCACCTGGGCTGGGAGGTGGTCGCCGAGCCGGGCGCACCGGTCTGGAGCGAGCTGGTCACCAAGGACGAGCCGCTGGCCGCCGCCTTCTACGGCTCGGTCTTCGGCCGCGCCGTGGTCGAGGCCGACCCCTCGGCGGTGGCCCGCGGCGAGGAGGACGCCACCTTGCAGGTGGAGGGCCACCGGGTGGCGGGGATCAAGCAGACCACCGACCTGCGCGACGGCCCGCCACGCTGGCGGATCTACTTCGCGGTCGAGGACGTCGACCTGACGGTCCGCCAGTGCCTGGGGTTGGGCGGCGCACTGCTGGTGGCCGCGCAGGACACCCCGTACGGGCGGGTGGCCAGGCTGGCCGACCCGGAGGGCGGACGCTTCTCGGTGGTCAGGCTGCCCTGA
- a CDS encoding sulfurtransferase, with translation MDKNSAVNSPLITVEELAKELAGDRPPVLLDIRWQLTAPSAGSGTAGSGGQGGAVGAAEYAAGHLPGAVFVDLDRVLAAPPGAGGRHPLPDPVSLGAALRLAGVSADRPVVVYDGGPATSAARAWWVLRWAGHPAVRVLDGGFAAWRAAGQPESTEAPAPAAGDFTPTPGQLPTLDADQAAELARTGLLLDARAGERYRGEVEPLDPQAGHIPGAVSAPTFENNAADGRFRSAAELVERFRALGVEGQQVGVYCGSGVTAAHQALALAVAGHQVALYPGSWSEWSNDPRRPVATGADRG, from the coding sequence ATGGACAAGAATTCCGCAGTGAACTCCCCCCTGATCACGGTCGAGGAGCTGGCGAAGGAGCTGGCCGGTGACCGGCCGCCGGTGCTGCTGGACATCCGCTGGCAGCTGACCGCGCCCTCGGCCGGCTCCGGGACGGCCGGTTCCGGCGGGCAGGGCGGTGCGGTCGGTGCCGCCGAGTACGCGGCCGGCCACCTGCCCGGCGCCGTCTTCGTCGACCTGGACCGGGTGCTGGCCGCACCGCCCGGGGCCGGTGGCCGCCATCCGCTGCCCGATCCGGTCTCGCTCGGCGCCGCGCTGCGCCTGGCCGGGGTGTCGGCGGACCGCCCGGTGGTGGTCTACGACGGGGGTCCCGCCACCTCGGCTGCCCGCGCCTGGTGGGTGCTGCGCTGGGCGGGGCACCCGGCGGTCCGGGTGCTGGACGGCGGCTTCGCGGCCTGGCGCGCGGCCGGACAGCCGGAGAGCACCGAGGCGCCCGCGCCCGCCGCCGGCGACTTCACGCCGACCCCCGGTCAGCTGCCCACCCTGGACGCGGACCAGGCGGCCGAACTGGCCCGGACCGGTCTACTGCTGGACGCCCGGGCAGGCGAGCGCTATCGGGGCGAGGTCGAGCCACTCGACCCGCAGGCCGGGCACATCCCAGGGGCGGTCAGCGCGCCGACCTTCGAGAACAACGCCGCCGACGGGCGGTTCAGGTCCGCTGCCGAGCTGGTGGAGCGCTTCCGCGCGCTCGGTGTCGAAGGGCAGCAGGTCGGGGTGTACTGCGGTTCGGGGGTGACGGCAGCCCACCAGGCGCTGGCGCTGGCAGTGGCGGGGCACCAGGTGGCGCTCTACCCGGGCTCGTGGAGCGAGTGGTCGAACGACCCGCGGCGTCCGGTGGCGACCGGGGCCGATCGGGGCTGA
- the sepH gene encoding septation protein SepH, which translates to MTSAGTTREVTVPELRVVAVSNDGTRLVLKAADSTEYTLPIDERLRAAIRGDRPRLGQIEIEVESHLRPRDIQARIRAGASAEEVAQAAGISVDRVRRFEGPVLAERAFMAERARKTPIRRPGESTGPQLGEAVAERLVLRAAEKDTERWDSWRRDDGTWEVSLSYRSDGEGRTASWTYDPPRRLVQPNDDEARALIGESVEREEESVFPFIPRIARLPQDRPLRPMIERPSADRIMSAPERLPAREAVAAAEARDSLTSLLDVVPAFRGDLTVGPSAIEAAPVEEGQEVEEPAAATAAAPAVGAGSAYADILMPRAVAPHRERLVGTTDRQAEADGVRPGRRATVPSWDEIVFGSRRKKQE; encoded by the coding sequence GTGACGTCGGCAGGCACCACCCGGGAGGTAACCGTGCCCGAACTGCGCGTCGTGGCCGTCAGCAACGACGGCACACGGCTGGTGCTCAAGGCTGCCGATAGCACGGAGTACACCCTTCCCATCGATGAGCGGCTGCGCGCCGCCATCCGTGGTGACCGCCCGCGCCTCGGCCAGATCGAGATCGAAGTCGAGAGTCACCTGCGCCCGCGCGACATCCAGGCGCGGATACGAGCTGGCGCCTCCGCCGAGGAGGTCGCCCAGGCGGCCGGCATCTCGGTGGACCGGGTGCGCCGTTTCGAGGGCCCGGTGCTGGCCGAGCGTGCCTTCATGGCCGAGCGTGCCCGCAAGACCCCGATCCGTCGGCCCGGCGAGTCCACCGGTCCGCAGCTGGGCGAGGCCGTCGCCGAGCGCCTGGTGCTGCGCGCCGCCGAGAAGGACACCGAGCGCTGGGACTCCTGGCGGCGTGACGACGGCACCTGGGAGGTGTCCCTCTCCTACCGCTCGGACGGCGAGGGCCGCACCGCGAGCTGGACCTACGACCCGCCCCGGCGGCTGGTCCAGCCCAACGACGACGAGGCCCGTGCGCTGATCGGCGAGAGCGTCGAGCGCGAGGAGGAGTCGGTCTTCCCGTTCATCCCGCGGATCGCCCGACTGCCCCAGGACCGCCCGCTGCGGCCGATGATCGAGCGGCCCTCCGCCGACCGGATCATGTCGGCGCCCGAGCGGCTGCCCGCCCGGGAGGCCGTCGCGGCCGCCGAGGCCAGGGATTCGCTGACCAGCCTGCTCGACGTGGTCCCCGCCTTCCGAGGCGACCTGACGGTGGGTCCGTCCGCGATCGAGGCCGCCCCCGTGGAGGAGGGCCAGGAGGTCGAGGAACCGGCCGCGGCCACTGCCGCCGCCCCGGCCGTCGGCGCCGGTTCGGCGTACGCGGACATCCTGATGCCGCGCGCGGTCGCCCCGCACCGGGAGCGGCTGGTCGGCACCACGGACCGGCAGGCCGAGGCGGACGGCGTGCGCCCGGGCCGCCGGGCCACCGTGCCCAGCTGGGACGAGATCGTCTTCGGCAGCCGGCGCAAGAAGCAGGAGTAG